The following is a genomic window from Desulfuromonadaceae bacterium.
CGGGGCGAAGTTTACGAAGCGTATTATATTTTTGATGTCAATCCGCGTATGTCGATCAAACTTGGCGGGCTGTTCTATGACTACGCGTATACCGGCAGTGGTTCGCCGGTTGGTGCGCCACAAAAAATTGATGATGTCCTTGCCGGGACAGCATTCAACATGCTGCCGGTTGTGGACACCGCGTGGGATGCAAACCTGGCGCTGACCGTTAAATTTTAACCCTCAGCAGGCAGTGGAGAGGAATCACTCTCCGCTGCCTGTTATAAAAATATCCAGATACGAAAATACAGATATTTAAAAATTGAAAGTATTGCCCGCATAACGAATGGAGTGCGATAATGAAGATAATTGAAAAGGTCACTATGCTGCTGCTGGCCTCTTTTCTGCTTGCAGGGACAGCTTGGGCCGGGCATAAAGACCGTATTAACGGCCCGATTAATGAACCACAGGACATAACACGACAGTGCTTACGCTGTCACGAAGAGGCCGGCAAGGACTTCATGAAAACGTCTCATTGGCAGTGGAGCCTGGAGCAGGTTGTTGACGGAAAAAAAGTAGCGCGCGGGAAGAAGAATGCCATCAACAATTACTGTACAGCGGTTTCCGGTAACGAGAAATTTTGCGGAAAGTGCCATGCCGGTTACGGTATGGAAGATTCGAACACCTTCGATTTCGGCAACCCCGAAAATATCGATTGCCTGGTGTGCCATGACACCACCGGGAACTACTCCAAGGGAACGGGAACTGCCGGCTACCCGGCGGAAAACGTTGATCTGCTGTTTATTGCACGTAACGTCGGCGCGCCAAATCGTGACAATTGCGGGCAGTGCCATTTCTTCGGCGGCGGGGGAGATGCGGTCAAACACGGCGATCTTGATTCCTCGATGGCGTATCCCGAAAAAAGCATTGATGTGCATATGAATGTCGATGGTGAGGATCTGGCCTGCATCGCTTGTCACGTGACCAGGAACCATGTGATCACCGGAAACTCGCTTGGCGTGTCACCCGGCGGAAAGACACCTGTCGATTGTGCTACGTGTCACGCCGGTGCGGTTCATGCGCAAAGTCGTTTGAATGCTCACCTGGACACGGTTGCTTGTCAAACTTGTCACATCCCTGAATT
Proteins encoded in this region:
- a CDS encoding tetrathionate reductase family octaheme c-type cytochrome, whose protein sequence is MLLLASFLLAGTAWAGHKDRINGPINEPQDITRQCLRCHEEAGKDFMKTSHWQWSLEQVVDGKKVARGKKNAINNYCTAVSGNEKFCGKCHAGYGMEDSNTFDFGNPENIDCLVCHDTTGNYSKGTGTAGYPAENVDLLFIARNVGAPNRDNCGQCHFFGGGGDAVKHGDLDSSMAYPEKSIDVHMNVDGEDLACIACHVTRNHVITGNSLGVSPGGKTPVDCATCHAGAVHAQSRLNAHLDTVACQTCHIPEFAREKPTKVWWDWSKAGEDREYDEKDDFGHHTYVKKKGEMQYATNISPEYRWYNGSASAYNRGDKFNPQEILRLTYPLGSRDDRKSKIFPFKVMRGKQIYDAKNLTLVTAKLVGKGGYWTEFDWKKSATLGSQASGMPFSGEYAFAETEMWWRINHMVSPKEKALGCLDCHGDNGRLDWQAFGYKGDPMTNAKWSRSQ
- a CDS encoding DUF3373 domain-containing protein, whose translation is RGEVYEAYYIFDVNPRMSIKLGGLFYDYAYTGSGSPVGAPQKIDDVLAGTAFNMLPVVDTAWDANLALTVKF